One window of the Pseudomonadota bacterium genome contains the following:
- a CDS encoding Eco57I restriction-modification methylase domain-containing protein: protein TNVYERLCQLFRQADERYNSGLFHFRMEKMRPEPPDDLTLNLLIDDKVIKEIIKNLYYPDSPYEFSVLSADILGQVYEQFLGKVIHLTAGHRAVIEDKPEVKKAGGVYYTPRYIVDYIVKNTVGKLLEGKTPKQAANIKVLDPACGSGSFLIGAYQCLLDWHRDWYSGHTPEKLARGKSPALYQASGGEWRLTTGERKRILLNNIYGVDIDTQAVEVTKLSLLLKVLEGETEQSISQQMALFHERALPDLSDNIKCGNSLIGPDFYDNRQMGLFDDTERYRINVFDWKKEFQEIIEAGGFDAVIGNPPYVRQEMLGGLKQYFQKHYRVYDGSADLYAYFIEKGVSLLNNGGIFSYIVANKWMRASYGEPLRKWLKGKCIEEIVDFGDLPVFQKATTYPCIIRISKAVPKLSFNAVQVKTLDFISLKDFVNSNSYNINQTTLDDKGWSLSDDRTQLLLAKIRKQGVPLGEYVKGKIYRGVLTGLNEAFVIDAQTREQLIAEDPKSAELIKPFLLGRDVKRYQPPATKQFLILIPKGWTRVQSGDVRDAWGWFKKNYPAIADHLTPFADKAKKRYDKGQYWWELRACDYYKEFEKPKIIYAEIAIKGQFIIDDYNSYSDTTTYILGTEDKYLLGILNSTLWTFLFSKISSEIRGGFYRWKRQYMVPLPIRTINFADSTDSTLHSSMVSLVEQMLALHKQLAGAMTPHDKTAIQRQIDATDRQIDRLMYELYGLTEEEIKIVESDRQ from the coding sequence ACTAATGTATATGAAAGGCTCTGTCAGTTGTTCCGCCAGGCCGATGAGCGTTATAATTCAGGGTTGTTCCATTTCCGAATGGAAAAAATGCGCCCTGAGCCGCCCGATGATTTAACTCTCAATCTCCTCATAGACGATAAGGTCATAAAAGAGATCATTAAAAATCTTTACTACCCTGACAGCCCCTATGAATTTTCAGTCCTTTCGGCAGATATTTTAGGCCAGGTCTATGAACAATTTCTCGGCAAGGTGATACATCTTACGGCAGGGCACAGAGCAGTGATAGAAGATAAGCCGGAAGTGAAAAAGGCAGGCGGTGTCTACTATACCCCGCGCTACATCGTTGACTATATTGTGAAAAACACCGTTGGAAAACTTCTTGAAGGCAAGACGCCAAAACAGGCGGCAAACATAAAGGTACTCGATCCTGCCTGTGGCTCAGGCTCATTCCTTATCGGTGCGTATCAATGCCTCCTGGACTGGCACAGAGACTGGTATAGCGGGCACACCCCTGAAAAACTGGCAAGAGGCAAATCACCCGCCCTGTATCAGGCCTCAGGGGGTGAATGGAGACTCACAACAGGTGAGAGAAAGCGCATACTCCTCAACAACATCTATGGCGTGGACATTGACACCCAGGCGGTGGAGGTTACAAAACTTTCACTTCTGCTGAAAGTGCTGGAGGGCGAAACTGAGCAATCCATATCGCAACAGATGGCGCTCTTCCATGAAAGGGCGCTCCCGGATCTCAGCGACAATATAAAATGCGGCAACTCTCTCATCGGCCCTGATTTTTACGACAACAGGCAAATGGGCCTGTTTGATGATACGGAACGCTACCGGATCAATGTCTTTGACTGGAAAAAGGAATTTCAGGAGATCATAGAGGCGGGTGGTTTTGATGCGGTAATAGGCAATCCTCCGTATGTCCGTCAGGAGATGCTGGGTGGCTTAAAACAGTATTTTCAGAAGCATTATAGGGTCTATGATGGCTCAGCCGATCTTTACGCCTATTTTATCGAGAAAGGCGTTTCCCTTCTCAACAATGGCGGTATCTTTTCCTACATCGTTGCGAATAAATGGATGCGGGCAAGCTATGGTGAACCCTTGAGGAAATGGCTAAAAGGCAAGTGCATTGAAGAGATTGTTGATTTCGGTGATTTACCCGTATTTCAGAAGGCTACTACATATCCATGTATTATACGTATTTCAAAGGCAGTACCGAAATTGAGTTTTAATGCCGTTCAGGTCAAAACCCTGGACTTCATAAGTCTGAAAGATTTTGTAAATTCAAATAGTTACAACATTAATCAAACAACTCTTGATGACAAAGGCTGGTCTCTCTCCGACGACCGGACACAGTTACTTCTTGCTAAGATACGGAAACAGGGGGTACCTCTCGGAGAATATGTGAAAGGCAAAATCTACCGTGGCGTATTAACGGGTCTTAACGAAGCCTTTGTCATCGACGCACAGACACGGGAACAACTCATCGCAGAAGACCCGAAAAGCGCAGAGCTTATCAAGCCGTTTTTGTTAGGGAGAGATGTCAAACGGTATCAACCACCAGCAACGAAACAATTCCTTATTCTTATTCCAAAGGGGTGGACACGGGTACAATCAGGAGATGTCCGCGATGCCTGGGGTTGGTTCAAAAAGAATTATCCTGCAATCGCCGACCACCTCACACCTTTTGCAGACAAAGCGAAAAAAAGGTATGACAAAGGTCAATATTGGTGGGAATTGCGAGCATGTGATTATTATAAAGAGTTCGAAAAACCTAAAATAATTTATGCTGAAATAGCCATAAAAGGTCAATTTATTATTGATGATTACAACAGTTATTCCGATACAACAACCTATATTCTCGGAACTGAGGATAAATACCTTTTAGGTATACTCAACTCAACGCTCTGGACGTTTTTATTTTCTAAAATAAGTTCTGAAATCAGGGGAGGTTTTTACCGGTGGAAACGTCAGTACATGGTGCCTTTGCCTATACGTACCATCAATTTTGCAGATTCTACCGATTCTACCCTCCACTCCAGCATGGTCTCCCTCGTAGAGCAGATGCTTGCCCTCCACAAGCAACTTGCCGGGGCAATGACACCGCATGACAAAACCGCCATCCAACGTCAAATAGACGCCACCGACCGGCAGATAGACCGGCTTATGTATGAGTTGTACGGGCTGACGGAAGAAGAAATAAAAATTGTTGAATCAGATAGGCAATAA